A genomic stretch from Candidatus Binataceae bacterium includes:
- a CDS encoding acetyl-CoA acetyltransferase, producing MANSQSVYILGGGQSDFARNWNKEGKHFTEVMRETVGGAMEQARIEPRDIQTAHVGNFAAELYGKQGQLNAFFLEIDPQFSGLPTSRHEAACASGSIAILAAAADIEAGHYDVAGVVGLEQMKTVDSATGGDFLGTAGWYERECKGVAYPFPALFGRLGDEYDRRYGLKDEYLARISSINFANARHNPLAQTRGWPNAETDAQQAKKFEQPIAGRIRVRDCSQVTDGVAVLFLASEKFAAEYAKRRNLKLEDLPRILGWGHHTARIEFDKKIAESREDLYVLPHTREAIVDAFRRAGLSGVAEVSGIETHDCFTTSEYMAIDHFGITKPGESWKAIEEGAIEMGGKIPINPSGGLIGVGHPVGGTGVRQMLDCWRQVSGAAGDYQVEGAERFAMLNIGGSGTTSCAFVVGKH from the coding sequence ATGGCCAACTCACAGAGCGTCTATATCCTAGGCGGCGGACAGAGCGACTTCGCGCGCAACTGGAACAAAGAGGGTAAGCATTTCACCGAGGTGATGCGCGAGACAGTTGGCGGCGCGATGGAGCAGGCGCGAATCGAGCCGCGCGACATCCAGACCGCGCACGTGGGCAACTTCGCTGCCGAGCTCTACGGCAAGCAAGGCCAGCTGAACGCCTTTTTTCTCGAGATCGATCCGCAATTCTCGGGATTGCCGACCTCCCGTCACGAGGCCGCCTGCGCCTCCGGTTCGATCGCGATTCTCGCCGCCGCGGCCGATATCGAAGCGGGTCATTACGACGTCGCCGGGGTGGTCGGTCTGGAGCAGATGAAAACGGTCGATTCCGCGACCGGCGGCGACTTCCTCGGCACCGCTGGATGGTACGAGCGCGAGTGCAAGGGCGTCGCCTATCCTTTCCCGGCGCTTTTTGGGCGTCTCGGCGACGAATACGACCGGCGCTACGGACTCAAGGACGAGTACCTGGCACGCATCTCGTCGATCAACTTCGCCAACGCGCGGCACAACCCTCTCGCGCAGACGCGCGGCTGGCCCAACGCCGAGACCGACGCGCAGCAGGCGAAGAAATTCGAGCAGCCGATCGCGGGCCGCATCAGGGTGCGCGATTGCTCGCAGGTGACCGACGGCGTCGCGGTGCTGTTCCTGGCTTCGGAGAAATTCGCCGCCGAGTACGCGAAGCGGCGCAATCTGAAGCTCGAGGATCTTCCGCGTATCCTCGGCTGGGGCCATCACACGGCGCGGATCGAGTTCGACAAGAAGATCGCCGAAAGCCGCGAGGACCTCTACGTGCTGCCGCATACACGCGAGGCTATCGTCGACGCCTTTCGCCGCGCCGGCCTCTCCGGCGTGGCGGAGGTCTCGGGGATCGAGACGCACGATTGCTTCACGACCTCGGAATACATGGCGATCGATCATTTCGGCATCACCAAACCCGGAGAGTCGTGGAAGGCGATCGAGGAAGGCGCGATCGAGATGGGCGGCAAGATCCCGATCAATCCGAGCGGCGGACTTATCGGCGTGGGCCATCCGGTCGGCGGCACCGGCGTGCGCCAGATGCTCGATTGCTGGCGCCAGGTGAGCGGCGCGGCGGGCGACTACCAGGTCGAAGGCGCGGAACGCTTCGCGATGCTGAATATCGGCGGGAGCGGCACGACCAGCTGCGCCTTCGTGGTGGGCAAGCACTAG